Genomic segment of Candidatus Methylomirabilota bacterium:
AGTTCACGCCGGCCGGCGGGCGCATCCAAATAAGCTTGGCTCGGGTGGCCTCGCATGTCGAACTCCGGGTGAGCGACACCGGGCAGGGGATTCATCCGGACCTGCTCCCGTACGTCTTCGACCGTCTCCGCCAGGGCGACAGCACGTCCACGCGCGCCCACGGCGGGGTCGGCATCGGACTCGCGCTCGTCCGGCATCTCGTCGCGCTGCACGGCGGCGCCGTGCGCGCCGAGAGCCCCGGCGAAGCGCAAGGGGCGACCGTCACGGTGACGCTGCCGCTGACCGCGGTCGAGATCCGCGCGCCCGTTCCGCGAAAGCCGCTTGACGCCACGTCGCTGTCCGGGGTACGCGTGCTTGTGGTGGACGACGATCCCGCCGCGGTGGAGCTGGTGGTGGAGACGCTGGGGCAGAGCGGAGCCGAGGCCCGGGGCGCGGGTTCCGTGGCGGCCGCGCTGCCCGTGCTGGCCGCTTGGCGGCCGGCCGTGCTCGTCTCGGACATCGAGATGCCGGGCGAGGACGGCTATGCCCTCATCCGCCAGGTGCGGACGCTGACGCCCGAGGCCGGGGGGCGGACGCCGGCGGTGGCGCTGACCGCGTTCAGCCGCCCTGAGGACCGGGTCCGCATCCTCCAGGCCGGGTTCAGCCTCCATGTCACCAAGCCCGTCGATCCGGAGGAGCTGATCGCCATCGTGGCCACCCTGGCGGGAGACGGGGCCGGGAAGGAGGAGTGACCGTGACGAGTGCGGAGCGGCCGGTGATCGCGGTCTTCAACTCCAGCGACGACACCGTGGAGCTCTTGAGGACGGCGCTCGAGCACGAAGGCTTCCAGACGGTGGTGGGGCACATCCCCGATCTCAAGAAGGGCGAGCTCGATCTCGTGAACTTCATCGAGCACCATGGCCCCCACGTCATCGTCTACGACATCTCCCCGCCGTATGAGCAGAACTGGGCCTTTCTCCGCCTGGTCCGGAGTTCCCAGGCCGCCCGAGGCCGGCGTTTCGTGATCACCACCACGAACAAGTCGGCGCTGGACGGGCTTGTCGGTTCCACCGAGTCCCTCGAGATCATCGGCAAGCCCTACGATCTCGGCCGGGTCATCGGCGCGGTGCGGGCCGCTGCGGACGGGACGGCCTCCCGCTAGCCCCCCTCGGCTCACCCCGCATCGAACCGTCACGCGTCTCGGCGGGTGCCTGTTGGCGCCTTGTGAAAGCTATGCCATAATGACGGCCGCCAACGGGGAAAAGGACAAGACCTGATGGGAATTACGCTCCCTCTCCTGAATCCGTCCTCACCGCCCGCGTCGCCCAAGCCGGCCTGGCTGAAGGTGCGGGCGCCGGGGGGACCGAAGTACCTCCGTCTCAAGGGGCTCATGCGGGAGTGGAACCTCCATTCGGTGTGCGAAGAGGCCCACTGCCCGAACATCGGTGAGTGCTGGGAAGACCTCACCGCGACGTTCATGATCTTGGGCGACGTCTGCACGCGGAACTGCGGCTACTGCGCCGTCACCCATGGGCGCCCCCAGTGGGAGGACCGCGATGAGCCGGAGCGCGTGGGCCGTGCGGTGGGCGAGCTCGGGCTCGAGCACGTCGTGATCACGTCGGTGAACCGTGACGATCTCGCCGACGGAGGCGCCGCGCACTTCGCGGCCACCTTGGGTGCCATCCGGCGCCACGCGCCGGGCTGTCGCGTCGAGCTGCTGATCCCGGACTTCCAGGGCAGCGCCGCCGCGCTCGCCACGGTGATCGCCGCCGCGCCCGACATCCTGAACCACAACACCGAGACGGTGCCGCGTCTCTACAAGGTCGCGCGCCACGGCGGCCGCTACGAGCGCACGCTGGAGCTCTTCCGCCGCGCCCGGCAGGCCGCCCCGGGGCTCCTCACCAAGTCCGGCATCATCCTCGGCCTGGGCGAGGAGCGGGACGAGCTGGTGGCGACGATGCGCGATCTGCGTGCGGTGGACGTGAACATCCTGACGCTGGGGCAGTACCTCCGTCCGTCGGCGCAGCACCTGCCGGTGGCGCGGTACTATCACCCGGACGAGTTCCGCGATCTGGCAGGGATCGGCCACGCGATGGGCTTCGCCCACGTCGAGTCCGGGCCGCTGGTGCGCTCCTCCTATCACGCCAAGGCGCAGGCGCGGGGGCTCTGAGTTGCCCTTCTTCCAGATCTTCCTCGTGTTCGCCATCGCCGCCGGTGTCGGCGCCCTGCTCATCGGCATTCCGTCGCTGATCGCACCGCGGCGCTTGACCCCGGTGAAGCTCGAGCCGTTCGAGTGCGGCAAGGATCCGGTGGACCTGCCCGAGGGGCGCTTCCCGATCAAGTTCTCGACGATCGCGATCTTCTTCATCATCTTCGACATCGAGATGCTCTTCCTCTGGCCATGGGCCTCGGTCTACGCCGCGCATCGCGGCTGGTTCCTCTTCAGCGAGATGATGGTGTTCCTCGGCATCCTCATGCTGGGCTTCCTCTACGTCTGGAAGAAGCGGGGGCTCGAATGGGAGTAGGCGGCGTCGGCGGGTTCTTCACCTCCAAGCTCGATCAGGCCATCGGCTGGGCGCGGAAGTACTCCATCTTCCAGTACCCCTTCGTGACCGCGTGCTGTGGCATGGAGTACATGGCCACCGCGTGCTCGCACTACGACGTCGACCGCTTCGGAGCGGGGCTGCCGCGCTTCTCGCCGCGACAGGCCGACGTGCTGTTCGTGGTGGGCACGATCAGCCACAAGATGGCGCCGGTGCTCAAGCGCATCTACGACCAGATGTGCGAGCCCAAGTGGGTGGTCGCCTTCGGCGTGTGCACGTGCACGGGAGGCTTCTACAACAACTACGCCACCGTCCAGGGGATCGACACCATCATTCCGGTGGACGTGTACATCCCCGGCTGCCCGCCGCGCCCCGAGAGCGTGCTCGACGGCCTCATGAAGCTGCAGGACAAGATCGCGGCGGGCGCGCAGCGCTTCTAGATCGCCGACCCCCGCAGGAGAGACTCGACCCATGGACGGAGGGGCCATCCTCGCGCGGCTGAAGACGAAGCTCGGCCCGCGCCTCACCGAGACCCACGCGCACCGCGGCGATCACACCGCGGTGGTGACGCGCGACGGGATCATCGAGGCGCTCGCCTTCTGCCGCGACGAGCCCGAGCTGCGCTTCGATCTGCTCGCCGACCTCACCGCCGTCGACTACCTGCGCTACCCCGGCCGAGAGGACGGGCCGCGCTTCGACGTGGTCTATCACCTCTACTCGGTCCCCCACCGGCACCGCGTGCGCCTACGCGTCCCCGTGGAGCAGGACGACCCCGTCGTGCCGACCGCGACCGGACTCTGGCCCATCGCGAACTGGCTCGAGCGCGAGGTGTGGGACATGTTCGGGATCCGCTTCCAGGGCCATCCCGACCTGCGCCGGCTGCTGCTCTATGAGGAGTTCCAGGGCCACCCGCTCCGCAAGGACTACCCGATCGACCGACGCCAGCCGCTCATTGGACCAATTGTTTAGCGAGCCGCAGCCAAAGGCGAGGCGAGCAATATGAAAATCTGGAAATGAACGAGCGCGAGCGCGAGACCAGAGAGCTCTTCCTGGGCGAGGGCGCGACCTCCGGCGGCGGGGGCGGCCAGCACATGTTCGTGAACCTGGGTCCGGCCCACCCCGCCATGCACGGGATCATTCGCATCTTCGCCGAGCTCGACGGCGAGACGGTGGTGAAGACCGACGTGGAGATCGGCTACCTCCACCGCGCATTCGAGAAGGACTGCGAGGTCGGGCCGTACAACAACGCCATTCCCTACACGGACCGCCTCAATTACGTCTCCCCGCTCATCAACAACTTCGGTTACGCGGGCGCGGTCGAGAAGCTGCTCGGCATCGACGTCACCGACCGCTGCAAGTACATCCGCGTGATCATGAGCGAGATCTCGCGAATCTGCGACCACCTCACCTGCGTGGGCGCCTCCGCGATGGAGCTGGGCGCCTTCACGGTGTTCCTCTACATGATCAAGGCCCGCGAGTTCCTGTGGGAGCTCGTGGAGGAGGTCACGGGGGCCCGGCTCACCATCTCCTACGGGCGCGTGGGCGGGGTGAAGGCGGATCTGCCTGCCGGCTTCGACTTGAAGGTGAAGAAGGCCTTCGGCGAGGTGCGCCAGGTCCTGGAGGAAGTCCACACGCTCATTACCGCGAACCGGATCTTCATGGACCGCATGGTGGGTGTGGGCGCGATCTCGGGTCCCGACGCGGTGGCCTGGGGGATCACGGGTCCGCTGCTCCGCGCGACCGGCGTCAACTACGACCTCCGCAAGGCGCAGCCCTACTGGGCCTACGACCGCGTGCAGTTCGAGGTGCCCCTGGGGAAGAACGGGGACAACTTCGACCGCTACCTCGTGCGCATGAAGGAGATGGAGCAGTCCATGCGTATCGCCGAGCAGGGGCTGGAGGGCCTGCCGGGCGGATCCATCCAGGTCGACTGGGAGGGTAAGGCGATCGATCCCGCCGCCTACGTCGACCGCGGCAAGCAGGGCAAGACGGAAGGCCTGTTGCTCGTGCCCATCCAGCTCTCGCCGAATCTCCAGGGCCAGGGCCGCGACGCCCAGCAGCGCGTGAACGCGTCCGACAAGAAGGTCGTGCTCCCGCCCAAAGAGACGACGTACGGCTCCATCGAGGGCCTAATGAACCACTTCATGCTGGTGATGGACGGCTACGGGATCCGGCCGCCCGTGG
This window contains:
- a CDS encoding hybrid sensor histidine kinase/response regulator, with product FTPAGGRIQISLARVASHVELRVSDTGQGIHPDLLPYVFDRLRQGDSTSTRAHGGVGIGLALVRHLVALHGGAVRAESPGEAQGATVTVTLPLTAVEIRAPVPRKPLDATSLSGVRVLVVDDDPAAVELVVETLGQSGAEARGAGSVAAALPVLAAWRPAVLVSDIEMPGEDGYALIRQVRTLTPEAGGRTPAVALTAFSRPEDRVRILQAGFSLHVTKPVDPEELIAIVATLAGDGAGKEE
- the lipA gene encoding lipoyl synthase gives rise to the protein MGITLPLLNPSSPPASPKPAWLKVRAPGGPKYLRLKGLMREWNLHSVCEEAHCPNIGECWEDLTATFMILGDVCTRNCGYCAVTHGRPQWEDRDEPERVGRAVGELGLEHVVITSVNRDDLADGGAAHFAATLGAIRRHAPGCRVELLIPDFQGSAAALATVIAAAPDILNHNTETVPRLYKVARHGGRYERTLELFRRARQAAPGLLTKSGIILGLGEERDELVATMRDLRAVDVNILTLGQYLRPSAQHLPVARYYHPDEFRDLAGIGHAMGFAHVESGPLVRSSYHAKAQARGL
- the ndhC gene encoding NADH-quinone oxidoreductase subunit A — protein: MPFFQIFLVFAIAAGVGALLIGIPSLIAPRRLTPVKLEPFECGKDPVDLPEGRFPIKFSTIAIFFIIFDIEMLFLWPWASVYAAHRGWFLFSEMMVFLGILMLGFLYVWKKRGLEWE
- a CDS encoding NADH-quinone oxidoreductase subunit B, encoding MGVGGVGGFFTSKLDQAIGWARKYSIFQYPFVTACCGMEYMATACSHYDVDRFGAGLPRFSPRQADVLFVVGTISHKMAPVLKRIYDQMCEPKWVVAFGVCTCTGGFYNNYATVQGIDTIIPVDVYIPGCPPRPESVLDGLMKLQDKIAAGAQRF
- a CDS encoding NADH-quinone oxidoreductase subunit C, yielding MDGGAILARLKTKLGPRLTETHAHRGDHTAVVTRDGIIEALAFCRDEPELRFDLLADLTAVDYLRYPGREDGPRFDVVYHLYSVPHRHRVRLRVPVEQDDPVVPTATGLWPIANWLEREVWDMFGIRFQGHPDLRRLLLYEEFQGHPLRKDYPIDRRQPLIGPIV
- a CDS encoding NADH-quinone oxidoreductase subunit D — encoded protein: MNERERETRELFLGEGATSGGGGGQHMFVNLGPAHPAMHGIIRIFAELDGETVVKTDVEIGYLHRAFEKDCEVGPYNNAIPYTDRLNYVSPLINNFGYAGAVEKLLGIDVTDRCKYIRVIMSEISRICDHLTCVGASAMELGAFTVFLYMIKAREFLWELVEEVTGARLTISYGRVGGVKADLPAGFDLKVKKAFGEVRQVLEEVHTLITANRIFMDRMVGVGAISGPDAVAWGITGPLLRATGVNYDLRKAQPYWAYDRVQFEVPLGKNGDNFDRYLVRMKEMEQSMRIAEQGLEGLPGGSIQVDWEGKAIDPAAYVDRGKQGKTEGLLLVPIQLSPNLQGQGRDAQQRVNASDKKVVLPPKETTYGSIEGLMNHFMLVMDGYGIRPPVGEAYVAVEGANGELGFYVVSDGTDRPYRVHCRPPCLPPVAALPRMIEGQMIADIIPTFGSVNMIGGELDR